TCGAATAACACTTCGAGAGGATGAGCCACATGCAGATCCAATCAATTGAAACCTATCCAGTTGCAGAACCACTGAAGAAACCATTCAAGACAGCTCTGCGCACCGTTACAGTTGCTGAGAGTATATATGTAAAAGTCACGTGCGATAACGGGATTACCGGCTGGGGTGAAGCACCTCCAACGCACGTGATTACTGGCGAAAGCATTGCAAGCATCGAATATGCGATCACTTATATACTAAAACCTCTCCTCCTTGAGAAATCACTAACGAACAGGGAGGCCCTGTTTGAGGCGCTCCATAGTGCAATGGTCGGAAATACGAGTGCGAAAGCGGCTGTTGATATGGCCCTGCACGATTGCTTTGCACAAAGCTGCAATCTCCCTCTTTATCAATTACTCGGAGGCTACAAATCAGAGCTTGAAACAGATTATACGGTGAGCGTTAATGACCCAGAAGAAATGGCTAAAGACGCAGCTCAGTATATTCAAGACGGATTTAATGTACTGAAAGTGAAAGTAGGGAAAGATGAAATCGAAACAGATATTGAACGCATTCGCCAAATCCGCGAAAAAGTTGGAGATGAGCCTACGATTCGACTAGATGCGAATCAGGGATGGACCGTTAAAGAAGCCATTAGTGCTATCCGACAAATGGAAGAATTAGATTTAAGAATTGAACTTGTGGAACAACCCGTGAAAGCTCACGATATCGAAGGACTTAAAAACGTGACAGATCAAACCGAAACCCGTATTATGGCTGATGAGAGCGTTTTCTCTCCTCAACAGGCCAAACAAGTATTAGAGACAAGAAGCGCAGATCTTATCAATATAAAACTCATGAAATCAGGCGGCATTCACCAAGCCCTGCAGATTAATAAATTAGCAGAGAGTTACGGCGTTCCTTGTATGGTTGGTAGCATGATCGAAACGAAGATTGGGATTACAGCCGCAGCTCATTTTGCAGCCAGCCAGAAAAATGTCCACTTCGTTGACTTTGATGCACCACTCATGCTTTTGAACGATTCGATTGAAGGCGGCGTCATTTACAACGGCCGTCATATCACATTCTCAGAAGGCGCTGGTCTTGGCATCACATCTGTACACCTTGATCAAGTTCTTTCCTAACCCATAAGGAGGCAAACCCAAATGACTCAAGACACCGTAACGAGTACGACCTGGGTCGTCCAAGTACCTGTAGCAACCGTTTGGACGTCACCAGAATCCCCACGTGAAATTGATGCGCCAGGCATTTCAAATCCGCTAGACTTACAGCAATGGCATACGAGTTTAACGTATGAACCAAGACTTGCTTTAAGCGATGATAACTTAATCCAATCTCAGCTTTTATATGGAGAAGAAGTTCTCTTAGTCGATATCCAAGGGGAATGGGCACACGTCATTGTTCCCACTCAACCATCAAGGAAGGACGAACGCGGCTATCCAGGTTGGGTCCCTCTCACCCAATTAAAAGAACTGCCTAGTGAGGCATGGACAGGAAATGGCGTTGCCGTTGTGAAGACAAAGAAAGCAACTCTTTATGATCCTTACAAAAAACCATTTCTAGAAGTAAGTTATTTAACCACTCTCCCTGTACAAACGAAGGAAGACGACTACGTAGGCGTATTAAGCCCGCATGGTGGAGGCTATTTCTCTACGGATGAAATTGCCGTATACCCTTCCCTTGAAGACATTCCAAAAGGGACAGGTGAAGATATTTTAAAATCTGGCGAAGCGTTTGTGGACCTTCCTTACTTCTGGGGTGGCATGAGCTCGTTTGGCTATGACTGCTCTGGATTCACGTACAACATGCACAAGGCACAAGGGTACGAAATCCCGCGTGATGCTCACGACCAGGCTGAAAGCGGCGAGAAGGTAGACCTTGACCACTTACAGCCAGGTGACTTGTTGTTCTTCGCTTATGAGGAAGGCAAAGGAAAACTTCACCACGTCGGCCTTTACTACGGCAATGGTAAAATGATTCACTCGCCTAACACCGGTAAAAATGTTGAGATTATTGACTTAAAAGACACGATCTATGAAAAAGAACTGTGCAGCGCCAGACGCTATTGGGAGGAGAAAACCGAGTAGATATGAAGAACAATGCACTCTTACAAGTAAAAGATATCAAAAAGCATTTTGAGCTTGGGCGTGGCCAGATCCTGAAAGCGGTAGATGGCATTAGTTTTGAAATCTACAGCGGGGAAACGTTCGGTCTGGTTGGTGAATCGGGCTGTGGAAAATCAACAGCCGGGCGCACGATCATGGGCCTCTACAATCGCACAGGCGGAGAAGTGCTCTACAACGGGGAAAATGTACACGAGTTAGAAGGTAAAGCGCAGTTTGAGTTAAAACGGAATATGCAAATGATTTTCCAAGATCCTTATGCATCGCTCAATCCGAGATCCACCGTTGCAGAAATCATTGCAGAGCCATTAGAGGTACATGGGATCTATAAGAATCAAAAAGAAAAGATGAAAAGAATTTATGAACTCCTTGAAGAAGTGGGCTTAACACGGGATCACGCCAACCGTTACCCCCACGAATTCAGTGGTGGACAAAGACAGCGTATTGGGATTGCCAGAGCCCTGGCCTTAGATCCTGAAATCATCATAGCCGATGAGCCCATCTCGGCCCTTGATGTATCCGTCCAAGCCCAGGTCGTCAATCTATTAGAAAAGCTGCAAAAAGAGAAAGGTCTCACGTACCTTTTCATCGCACACGACCTATCCATGGTTCAGCATATTTCAGACCGTATTGGGGTTATGTATCTTGGCAATATGGTCGAAC
The nucleotide sequence above comes from Pontibacillus chungwhensis. Encoded proteins:
- a CDS encoding ABC transporter ATP-binding protein; translation: MKNNALLQVKDIKKHFELGRGQILKAVDGISFEIYSGETFGLVGESGCGKSTAGRTIMGLYNRTGGEVLYNGENVHELEGKAQFELKRNMQMIFQDPYASLNPRSTVAEIIAEPLEVHGIYKNQKEKMKRIYELLEEVGLTRDHANRYPHEFSGGQRQRIGIARALALDPEIIIADEPISALDVSVQAQVVNLLEKLQKEKGLTYLFIAHDLSMVQHISDRIGVMYLGNMVELTDAEELYKNPLHPYTKALLSAVPIPDPDIEDEREQIVIEGELPSPINPPSGCVFRTRCPMAMEACAEIVPEWQQVTKNHYVACHLYNEDIEDKTPINDNKGGMKVNIR
- a CDS encoding mandelate racemase/muconate lactonizing enzyme family protein, translated to MQIQSIETYPVAEPLKKPFKTALRTVTVAESIYVKVTCDNGITGWGEAPPTHVITGESIASIEYAITYILKPLLLEKSLTNREALFEALHSAMVGNTSAKAAVDMALHDCFAQSCNLPLYQLLGGYKSELETDYTVSVNDPEEMAKDAAQYIQDGFNVLKVKVGKDEIETDIERIRQIREKVGDEPTIRLDANQGWTVKEAISAIRQMEELDLRIELVEQPVKAHDIEGLKNVTDQTETRIMADESVFSPQQAKQVLETRSADLINIKLMKSGGIHQALQINKLAESYGVPCMVGSMIETKIGITAAAHFAASQKNVHFVDFDAPLMLLNDSIEGGVIYNGRHITFSEGAGLGITSVHLDQVLS
- a CDS encoding C40 family peptidase yields the protein MTQDTVTSTTWVVQVPVATVWTSPESPREIDAPGISNPLDLQQWHTSLTYEPRLALSDDNLIQSQLLYGEEVLLVDIQGEWAHVIVPTQPSRKDERGYPGWVPLTQLKELPSEAWTGNGVAVVKTKKATLYDPYKKPFLEVSYLTTLPVQTKEDDYVGVLSPHGGGYFSTDEIAVYPSLEDIPKGTGEDILKSGEAFVDLPYFWGGMSSFGYDCSGFTYNMHKAQGYEIPRDAHDQAESGEKVDLDHLQPGDLLFFAYEEGKGKLHHVGLYYGNGKMIHSPNTGKNVEIIDLKDTIYEKELCSARRYWEEKTE